TGTAGGTTCTTTGGCGATCTCTTCAGATGGATGCGCTGACATCGCCCATGGGGCGAGCAAAGTCGCCGTCGCCGCTGGACCAAAGCGGCAGCGTGAGCCGCAGGTGGATGACTATTGGAGCGGGTGCAAAGAAGCTCGCGAAGCGGGAATTGCGCCGATCTACCGCGACGAACCGGGTTATCGCTCCGAGATGGACGGCGATAACGACGGGATCGCTTGCGAGCTGTATCACGGACAATAAGAGCGCAGTTTAGCTCTCCGTTCGCCGCAAACGCATGACTGCTTCCAGATCGCCGCAGTGGCCCGATAACGGCGACACTGCGGCGGGCAGCCGTCACAAGTCGTTCCGGAGCGCTTCAGAAAATCTCATTTGCAGTGTGGGGGAAATGTCGGGTAGTGAATAGCGGGGTTCTCAATTTCCTTTTGAGAT
This portion of the Sphingomonas sp. So64.6b genome encodes:
- a CDS encoding excalibur calcium-binding domain-containing protein; the protein is MATRSRLSVMTFLAGGVAIGATVGVGSLAISSDGCADIAHGASKVAVAAGPKRQREPQVDDYWSGCKEAREAGIAPIYRDEPGYRSEMDGDNDGIACELYHGQ